In the genome of Flammeovirga agarivorans, one region contains:
- a CDS encoding alanine dehydrogenase yields the protein MGKQREGFEKATESYFQFHPQEVMEGPVHKRGNPLKIGVPKEINLDEKRCALRPGAISLLINNGCEVYVETNAGKHVNHLDNEYSEAGATIVYSHKEVMECDIVIKISAPTIDEIADMKQGKAIISTIHMREIKKDVLVALNKKKITALGFELIEDKVGGLPLVRAMSEIAGSTVMLIAAEYLSSYNGGKGIILGGITGVPPSKVVILGAGTVAEYAARTAIGMGAEVKVFDNAIYKLRRLKKELNYPHLFTSALDSTSINEALKRADVVIGAIHTHGARTPSIVTEEMVMDMRENSIIIDVCIDQGGCFETSEPTNHRHPVYKKHGVIHYCVPNIASRVSRTATAAISNIFTPILMKINDEMNVDTMMRRHPWFSKGVYTYRGSITNQAIAEKFNLPLKNLDLILAAGL from the coding sequence ATGGGCAAACAACGTGAAGGCTTTGAAAAAGCTACCGAAAGTTATTTTCAATTCCATCCTCAAGAAGTGATGGAAGGTCCAGTTCATAAAAGAGGGAACCCTCTTAAAATTGGTGTTCCTAAAGAAATCAACCTTGATGAAAAAAGATGTGCTCTTCGACCAGGAGCAATATCTCTTCTAATTAATAATGGATGCGAAGTTTATGTGGAGACAAATGCCGGAAAGCATGTCAATCACTTAGACAACGAATATTCAGAAGCAGGTGCTACTATTGTGTATTCTCACAAAGAGGTGATGGAATGTGATATCGTAATTAAGATTTCAGCTCCTACTATCGATGAGATTGCAGATATGAAACAAGGTAAGGCTATCATTTCTACCATTCACATGAGGGAAATCAAGAAAGATGTCTTAGTAGCTCTGAATAAGAAAAAAATCACTGCCTTAGGTTTTGAATTGATTGAAGATAAAGTAGGTGGACTACCTCTTGTTCGAGCTATGAGTGAGATTGCTGGTAGTACTGTGATGCTTATTGCTGCAGAATATCTAAGTAGTTATAATGGCGGAAAAGGAATTATCCTAGGCGGCATTACAGGTGTCCCTCCTTCAAAAGTTGTGATTCTAGGTGCCGGTACTGTTGCCGAATACGCGGCAAGAACTGCTATAGGTATGGGTGCAGAGGTAAAGGTGTTTGATAATGCCATTTACAAACTCAGAAGACTAAAGAAAGAACTGAATTACCCTCATCTATTTACGTCTGCCTTAGATAGCACCTCTATTAATGAAGCTTTAAAAAGAGCGGATGTTGTTATTGGAGCAATACATACTCACGGGGCAAGAACTCCATCGATCGTTACTGAAGAAATGGTCATGGATATGAGGGAAAATTCTATCATTATTGATGTTTGTATCGATCAAGGTGGTTGTTTTGAAACCTCAGAACCCACAAATCACAGACACCCTGTGTACAAAAAACATGGTGTAATTCATTATTGTGTTCCCAATATTGCATCAAGAGTTTCTAGAACTGCAACAGCTGCAATTAGTAATATCTTCACTCCCATCCTTATGAAAATAAATGATGAAATGAATGTGGACACCATGATGAGAAGACATCCATGGTTTTCAAAAGGAGTATATACTTACCGAGGGAGTATCACAAACCAAGCAATTGCGGAAAAGTTCAACCTACCATTAAAGAATCTCGATTTAATTTTGGCTGCAGGCTTATAA
- the tsaE gene encoding tRNA (adenosine(37)-N6)-threonylcarbamoyltransferase complex ATPase subunit type 1 TsaE, whose product MKANTLKITTNSLTDLPEAAKKILDFTKSSSPVWLFEGEMGAGKTTLIKAICDELGVLDHVNSPTFALVNEYMTNDADTVYHFDMYRIKDEMEAFDIGFEEYLYSQNLCLIEWPSKVERLLPDDCTEISITTIDENSREIIVTIM is encoded by the coding sequence ATGAAAGCTAATACATTAAAAATCACAACGAATTCCCTTACTGATTTACCAGAAGCAGCAAAGAAAATATTAGATTTCACTAAAAGCAGCTCTCCTGTTTGGCTCTTCGAAGGAGAAATGGGAGCAGGTAAAACAACACTGATTAAGGCAATTTGTGATGAATTAGGAGTACTTGACCATGTAAACAGTCCAACGTTTGCATTAGTAAATGAATATATGACCAATGATGCTGATACAGTTTATCACTTTGATATGTATCGTATAAAGGATGAGATGGAAGCCTTTGATATTGGTTTTGAAGAATATCTTTATAGTCAGAATCTATGTTTAATTGAATGGCCTTCTAAAGTAGAACGCCTACTACCTGATGACTGTACTGAAATTTCCATCACTACTATCGACGAAAATTCAAGAGAAATTATCGTCACTATCATGTAA
- a CDS encoding outer membrane beta-barrel protein, whose translation MKKLSLIFFCIVLSYASFGQGALSKIPGNFYVDFGLTFWEDDSGLPLESQSRSISISYMYEFSLSPSGQFTFNPGLGYTGENLFFKSGMTLTHAGDQTIATPTNNLYDNTKKSKLVGNYFDVPVEFRFRTYPGRNAFRFALGAKVGVLMGGHTKVKYEDNGETRIAKDKGEFNLNRFKASLVGRIGYGWINFFCTYGLTNTFQDNTLVDTNGNLINVKDRPITVGITISNF comes from the coding sequence ATGAAAAAACTAAGTCTTATATTTTTTTGTATCGTACTATCCTATGCTTCCTTCGGACAAGGTGCATTATCAAAAATACCTGGTAATTTTTATGTTGACTTCGGCTTAACTTTTTGGGAAGATGATAGCGGACTACCTTTAGAATCTCAATCAAGATCAATCTCGATTTCTTATATGTATGAGTTTTCTTTATCACCTAGTGGTCAATTCACATTCAATCCTGGTTTAGGTTATACTGGTGAAAACTTATTCTTTAAAAGTGGCATGACGTTAACACATGCAGGAGACCAGACAATAGCAACACCTACTAATAACCTTTATGACAATACAAAAAAATCGAAATTAGTGGGCAATTATTTTGATGTCCCTGTTGAATTCCGATTTAGAACCTACCCTGGCAGAAATGCTTTCCGTTTTGCTTTAGGAGCAAAAGTAGGTGTATTAATGGGAGGGCATACGAAAGTAAAATATGAAGACAATGGTGAAACAAGAATCGCAAAAGATAAAGGGGAGTTTAATCTAAATCGCTTCAAAGCTAGTCTTGTAGGACGAATAGGTTACGGATGGATTAACTTTTTCTGTACTTATGGATTAACTAACACTTTTCAAGACAATACTCTTGTTGATACTAATGGCAACCTAATTAACGTTAAGGATAGACCTATTACTGTAGGAATCACCATCTCCAATTTTTAA